A window of Pullulanibacillus sp. KACC 23026 genomic DNA:
ACGGATTCAAGCTCCTCTTCGTTATGCACTTCAACTAAAGAATCCATGCCTCTTTCCACCGCTTCTTGATAAAATTCATGAAGCTGGTTAGGCTCAAGGGCGGCAGCAATTAATAAAATCGCGTCTGCCCCAATCCGATCACTCTCTTCAATCTGTCTTTGATCAATAATAAAATCTTTTCGCAGGACAGGTCGTTTAACCGTTTTTTTGACACGGATTAAATTCTCATGTGACCCTTGGAAATAAGAACGATCGGTTAACACCGAAATGGCATCCGCCCCGCCTCGTTCATAGTGTCCCCCTACCTCTTCAGGGTCTAACGTTTCTTTAAAAACCCCTTTAGATGGAGATGCCTTTTTCACTTCCGCGATCAATCCCAGTTGGCGACGCGGCCGTGAAAGAGCTTCATAGAAGGAGACCCGCGTTAATCCTTCCACCCGCTCAGGCATTTGAAAATTTGCCAGCTCTTCTATTTTGGTTAACAAAATTTTTTCAAGCATGAATCGGACCTCCTTAAAATCTTAAAAACCATTTATTTTTATTGACTGCAGAGATTCTTGGCACAAGCTTTTATAATACTCAGCGGTAACCTTCGATAAAATGGCTTGTTTCGCCTCTTGGATACCATCAGTGATGGATGCCGATCTGCCCGCCGCATATAAAGCAGCTCCAGCATTTAAATAGACGATGTTCATCGCTGACGAATTAGCCGTCCCATCAAAAATTTGTTGGATGAGACAGGCGCTTTCTTCAACGCTTGAAACTTGGATATCTGAAAGGCTTCCCCTCTCCAATCCGACTTCTTCTGGTGTCAGCGTTCTCTCTTCAATCGATTGGCGATCAACGATTAAATACTGAGACGGCCCGGTTATCGAAAATTCATCAAGGCCCCCTTCTCCCGTAACGAGGATGGTGCGCGTGACGCCTAATTCTCTCAGGGCACTTGCCATTTTACGCGCCTGATTAAAATCATAGACGCCAATCAGTTGCCGCTTCGTATTAGCTGGGTTCGCAAGCGGCCCGAGCAAATTAAAGACAGTTCGAAAGCCAAGTTCCTTTCTTGGTCCAACCGCATGCTTCATGGATGCATGATAGAGCGGAGCAAATAAGAAACATAGATTAGTAGATTGTAAAGCATGAAGCGCTTCTTCCGGGCTATTCTGGACAGGCAAACCAAGCGCCTCCAAGACATCGGCACTACCGCTTTTTGAAGACATGGCCCGATTGCCGTGTTTCGCGACCTTGACGCCGATCGACGCGAGAAGGATCGCCACCGTTGTTGATATATTAAACGTACTTGAACCGTCACCACCTGTTCCACAAGTATCCAAGGCATCTTCTGAATGCTCTAAAGTGGTCACATGGCTTCTCATGGATTCAACAAAGCCCGTCAGTTCCTCAACAGTTTCTCCCCGGAAACGCAGGACAGATAGAAAACTCGATATTTGGCTTGGTGTTGCCTTGCCCGTCATGATCGTATCCATCATTGATCGGGCTTCACTCCGAGAAAGGGTTTTCCCTTCAATTAGTTCAGACAATAAGGACTTAAACATGGTTTTCAACCTCCTTTTTCTCAAAGAGCCGTTCTGCTAAATAAAGAGCTTGAAACAAGGCACGTGCTTTATTCCGCGTTTCGTCCCACTCATTTTCCGGAATGGAATCCGCTACAATCCCTGCTCCTGCTTGCACATACGCCTGACCTTTGTGGCAGACAAAGGTTCGAATGGTGATGCAAGTATCCATCGTCCCATCATAACCAATGTAGCCAACCGCCCCGCCATAAAAGCCTCTTGCAACTGGCTCAAGCTCTGCAATGATTTCCATCGCTCTAATTTTTGGCGCTCCTGACAACGTTCCAGCGGGGAAAGCTGATGTTAGAGCATCGATTGGCTCTGCGTCTTTTTTTAACGTTCCTCTTACTTTCGAGACGAGATGGATGACTTGGGCAAAAGGAATAGCCTTCATAAGAACCGGAACGTGAACGGAGCCATATTCCGCCACCCGACCAACATCGTTTCGAGCAAGGTCAACGAGCATCATATGTTCTGCCCGTTCTTTCTCATCTGCCAAAAGCTCCTCCATTAAAGCTTGATCTTCTTCAGCACAACTTCCCCGTTTTCGTGTTCCGGCAATTGGATGTATTTCAACTTCTTGGTTCTCAATATTCACCAATCGTTCAGGTGAAGAGCCGACAAGTTCAAATTCTCCTAATTTCATGTAAAAAAGATAAGGCGATGGATTCATAATTCGTAAAGCCCGGTAGAGCTGCCATGGGGTCACCTTCAATGGGATATGGTAGCGATTGGATAATACCGCTTGAAAAATATCGCCCGCCTTAATGTAATCTTTTATTTTCTCTACAGCGGCAACATAGGCTGCTTTGGACATGGAAGACTTCGCCTGATTGAAATCGGCCACTTTCTCTATTAATGCAGGCCGAGCAAGTTCAACGGTCCCATTTACTTGAAAAAAGAGATTGGCAAGCCGAGTCTGCTCCTCCAGTAAGCCATCGATTTTTTTCTGCAAGTCATCCGCACATTCTCCTTCTTGATGTCTTGCAAACGATATAAAGGTCATCGTCTGTTCATAATGATCAAACGCAATGATGGTTTCACAGAAAACAAAAGCGTACGGAGGTGTACCGAGATCATTGTCTTGATGTGGCGGAATGTGATCAAAATCAGAAACCGCATCATAAGCAATGGCTCCAACTGCTCCTCCAGGAAACCCATGACTTGTAGGAGCGGGTGCCGGACGCAAGTGTTTATTTACCTTCGCTAGCAATTCCTTTAAAGAATCAGCCTTTAGTTGGACATTTGATTGGTCTTCAGTAAAAATAAAACTTTCCTGTTCTTTAAATAATTTGGCGAAGGCTTGAATGCCAATAAAAGAATGGCGTGACCAGGAATGACTCGGTTCACGGCTTTCAAGCAAAAAAACGAGCTCGTTGCCTAATTTCTCAGCTATATCAATAGGGGTTAAGCGATCTGAAAAAAACGTTTGACTGACCGGGAAGGTTTTGAAGCCTTTCTCAATAGCTTCACTTGGGGTTAATAGTGTCATCGTCTCATTCCTCCTGTTGGATCATTGGATCAATCTGGAGCAATGAGTGATTATGAGGAACATAGAGGCCTATAAATTAGAAAAACCCATAGGCTAATCAGCCTATGGGTGGATTTATAATATCCCCTCAGCTCGCCTCAGCTTCACTCACTCTCAACTCTTCTCAAAAGACTCATTTCAAAATAGTGGGTCTATGAACGCTCTCGTTCATTTCTAACCCAGTTTCAATTAACAAATAAATGCGACTCTCTTTACTTATCTTATCGAATGATAGCGTGTGTGTCAAAGAGAAGTTATGAGCTTTTCATAAATTTCGACAATTGTTCTAAAATATCAGCTTCCGGAATCTCAACAAGCGCCGGCTTACCGATCTCTTCTAAAAGCACGAACCTCACCTGATTACCCAGCCGCTTCTTATCCCGTTTCATTGCTTCAAAAATGACCGGTACTTCTAGATCAGCTGGCACACGAACTGGCAAATCAAGGGCATTCAGCCACTCCCGCAGCGTTTCTGTCGGCAGCTGATTTCCATACCAAGCTTCACTTAACTGCAGGGCAAAGAGAAGTCCAATTGCCACACCTTCCCCGTGTGTTAACACCCCGTAGCCCGAAACCTTTTCCAAAGCATGTCCAAGCGTATGTCCAAGATTCAAAAAGGCACGCTGCCCCTGTTCTAACTCATCAGCGTCCACGACAGCGGCTTTGACCCGAATACCGCGCCCAATAAACGGCGTTACAGCGGAGACGCTCAGATGCGACTTATCAGGGATCGCTGCTCTTAGTTCTTCAAAAAATGCCGAGGACTCCAAAAGACTATGCTTAATTAATTCGCTAAAACCCGACCGCCACTCGCGAGGAGGCAAAGACTCAAGGAAAGTTGTATTGTAAATAACCGCATCAGGGTGATAAAATGCCCCAATTAAATTCTTACCTTTCGCGTGATTAATTCCGACCTTCCCACCGACACTGCTGTCATGGGCAAGAAGGGTTGTTGGGAGCTGAATCCAGCTGACACCGCGCAAATACGTTGCTGCGACAAAGCCGGCCAAATCACCGACTACTCCGCCTCCTAATGCAAGAATACAAGCCTTGCGATCAAGGTTTAGCTCAAGCAGTTGGTCAAGCAGTTTTGAGTAAACAGCAAACGATTTGGAAGGCTCCCCTGATGGAACGACCGCATGATGGACAGGACCATAAGAGGAAAAAGCTTCTGTAACTTGATCTAAATATAAAGGAGCGACCGCATCATCAGTAATAATAAAATAAGAGCTGTATGTTTTTAATGCCATGTCCTGAAGCTGATTCAGAAGGTTTTCACCTAAGTAAATGGGATATGTTTTACTAGCCGCCCGAATCCACAGTGTTTCCATTAAAACTCACGCGCCCAATCACGGCGCTCCTGAACCCGCTGGACTAATTCTTCCAGTCGGTCTCCACCGAACGTCTCCATTAATTCCCGGGCAACCTCCCAGGCAACCACACTCTCACAGACAACACTCGCTGCGGGAACCGCACAATTATCCGTCCGTTCAATACTTGCTGCAAACGTTTCTTTTGTATCAATGTCGACACTTTGAAGCGGCTTGTACAGAGTTGGAATAGGCTTCATGACACCGCGTACCACGATCGGCATGCCATTGGTCATACCGCCTTCAAATCCGCCTAAACGGTTCGTTTTACGAGAGAAACCCTCTTCTTTAGACCAAATGATTTCATCATGCACCTGACTTCCTGGCAGATTAGCCATCTCGAAGCCTTCCCCAAACTCGACTCCTTTAAAAGCATTAATGCTCATAACAGCAAGGGCCATTCGTGCATCCAGTTTGCGATCATAATGAACATGGCTGCCCAATCCAATTGGTGCGCCTTTCACAATCACTTCGACAATTCCACCTACCGAATCTCCATTGTCTTTCGCTTGATCGATCGCCTGCTTCATTTTTTCTTCTACCTCTGGGTCCAGACAGCGAACCTCTGAGGCTTCTGTTTTTTC
This region includes:
- the trpD gene encoding anthranilate phosphoribosyltransferase; amino-acid sequence: MFKSLLSELIEGKTLSRSEARSMMDTIMTGKATPSQISSFLSVLRFRGETVEELTGFVESMRSHVTTLEHSEDALDTCGTGGDGSSTFNISTTVAILLASIGVKVAKHGNRAMSSKSGSADVLEALGLPVQNSPEEALHALQSTNLCFLFAPLYHASMKHAVGPRKELGFRTVFNLLGPLANPANTKRQLIGVYDFNQARKMASALRELGVTRTILVTGEGGLDEFSITGPSQYLIVDRQSIEERTLTPEEVGLERGSLSDIQVSSVEESACLIQQIFDGTANSSAMNIVYLNAGAALYAAGRSASITDGIQEAKQAILSKVTAEYYKSLCQESLQSIKINGF
- the trpE gene encoding anthranilate synthase component I, producing the protein MTLLTPSEAIEKGFKTFPVSQTFFSDRLTPIDIAEKLGNELVFLLESREPSHSWSRHSFIGIQAFAKLFKEQESFIFTEDQSNVQLKADSLKELLAKVNKHLRPAPAPTSHGFPGGAVGAIAYDAVSDFDHIPPHQDNDLGTPPYAFVFCETIIAFDHYEQTMTFISFARHQEGECADDLQKKIDGLLEEQTRLANLFFQVNGTVELARPALIEKVADFNQAKSSMSKAAYVAAVEKIKDYIKAGDIFQAVLSNRYHIPLKVTPWQLYRALRIMNPSPYLFYMKLGEFELVGSSPERLVNIENQEVEIHPIAGTRKRGSCAEEDQALMEELLADEKERAEHMMLVDLARNDVGRVAEYGSVHVPVLMKAIPFAQVIHLVSKVRGTLKKDAEPIDALTSAFPAGTLSGAPKIRAMEIIAELEPVARGFYGGAVGYIGYDGTMDTCITIRTFVCHKGQAYVQAGAGIVADSIPENEWDETRNKARALFQALYLAERLFEKKEVENHV
- the aroC gene encoding chorismate synthase → MRYLTASESHGPQVTAIIEGVPAGLTLTAEVINEELRRRQGGYGRGRRMKIETDQIQFLNGVRHGKTTGAPITLVVENKDWKNWVDIMGPDPVDDPTAIKKQVTRPRPGHADLNGAIKYGHRDMRNVLERSSARETAARVAVGAVAKELLKAVGIEVGGRVVNIGGVWDQTEVPEDLAVLREKTEASEVRCLDPEVEEKMKQAIDQAKDNGDSVGGIVEVIVKGAPIGLGSHVHYDRKLDARMALAVMSINAFKGVEFGEGFEMANLPGSQVHDEIIWSKEEGFSRKTNRLGGFEGGMTNGMPIVVRGVMKPIPTLYKPLQSVDIDTKETFAASIERTDNCAVPAASVVCESVVAWEVARELMETFGGDRLEELVQRVQERRDWAREF
- the aroB gene encoding 3-dehydroquinate synthase; its protein translation is METLWIRAASKTYPIYLGENLLNQLQDMALKTYSSYFIITDDAVAPLYLDQVTEAFSSYGPVHHAVVPSGEPSKSFAVYSKLLDQLLELNLDRKACILALGGGVVGDLAGFVAATYLRGVSWIQLPTTLLAHDSSVGGKVGINHAKGKNLIGAFYHPDAVIYNTTFLESLPPREWRSGFSELIKHSLLESSAFFEELRAAIPDKSHLSVSAVTPFIGRGIRVKAAVVDADELEQGQRAFLNLGHTLGHALEKVSGYGVLTHGEGVAIGLLFALQLSEAWYGNQLPTETLREWLNALDLPVRVPADLEVPVIFEAMKRDKKRLGNQVRFVLLEEIGKPALVEIPEADILEQLSKFMKSS
- the trpC gene encoding indole-3-glycerol phosphate synthase TrpC; this translates as MLEKILLTKIEELANFQMPERVEGLTRVSFYEALSRPRRQLGLIAEVKKASPSKGVFKETLDPEEVGGHYERGGADAISVLTDRSYFQGSHENLIRVKKTVKRPVLRKDFIIDQRQIEESDRIGADAILLIAAALEPNQLHEFYQEAVERGMDSLVEVHNEEELESVLTVFSPKIIGINNRNLKTFETSLKVTERVLPMVPDSSLVISESGVLTPDDVQFLISKHVNGALVGEALMRAETPELGIEQLFGEVTVS